Proteins encoded in a region of the Mesoflavibacter profundi genome:
- a CDS encoding nucleotide sugar dehydrogenase, with protein sequence MNIKIAVIGLGYVGLPLAVEFSKKYKVIGFDINANRVSELNTGVDSTLEVQEKDLKAVLKTSKLGLKITNQKEDLANCNIYIVTVPTPVDVNNRPLLTPLIKSSQTIGEYLKKEDIVIYESTVYPGVTEEVCAPILEEVSGLTFNKDFTCGYSPERINPGDKKHTITKIKKVTSGSTPKTAEIVDNLYASIITAGTHLAPSIKTAEAAKVIENAQRDINIAFVNELAKIFNKLEIDTQAVLEAASTKWNFLPFKPGLVGGHCIGVDPYYLAQKAQEVGYHPEIILAGRRLNDSMGEFVASDFVKLMLSKDIEIKNAKILMLGITFKENCPDIRNTKAIDVYKSLKSYNIDVDVYDPWADIKEVEEEYNISLVSDIKNKYDGIIHVVSHNEFNGFDFINFKKDNSVVYDVKGTLKTSLIDKRL encoded by the coding sequence ATGAATATTAAAATAGCTGTAATAGGGTTAGGGTATGTAGGATTACCTCTAGCTGTAGAGTTTTCAAAGAAATATAAAGTTATTGGATTTGATATAAATGCCAATAGAGTATCTGAGTTAAATACAGGAGTAGACAGCACATTAGAAGTTCAAGAAAAAGATCTTAAAGCTGTTTTAAAGACTAGTAAACTGGGCTTAAAAATCACAAATCAAAAAGAAGATTTAGCCAATTGTAATATATACATAGTTACAGTACCTACACCTGTTGATGTTAATAATAGACCATTATTAACACCATTAATAAAGTCTTCGCAAACCATTGGAGAATATTTAAAAAAAGAAGACATTGTAATTTATGAGTCTACAGTGTATCCAGGTGTTACCGAAGAAGTTTGTGCGCCAATTTTAGAAGAAGTTAGCGGACTTACTTTTAATAAAGATTTTACATGTGGATATTCACCAGAAAGAATAAATCCAGGCGATAAAAAACATACTATTACCAAGATTAAAAAAGTAACTTCTGGCTCTACGCCAAAAACAGCAGAAATTGTAGATAATTTATACGCCTCTATTATTACAGCAGGAACACATTTAGCACCTTCTATAAAGACTGCAGAAGCGGCAAAAGTTATTGAAAATGCACAAAGAGATATTAATATTGCTTTTGTAAACGAACTAGCAAAAATTTTTAATAAACTAGAAATAGATACGCAAGCAGTTCTAGAAGCAGCCTCTACAAAGTGGAATTTTCTTCCATTTAAACCAGGTTTAGTTGGTGGACATTGTATAGGTGTAGATCCTTATTATTTGGCGCAAAAAGCTCAAGAAGTAGGTTATCATCCAGAAATAATTTTAGCAGGAAGACGACTTAACGACTCTATGGGAGAATTTGTAGCATCAGATTTTGTAAAACTTATGCTTAGCAAGGATATAGAAATAAAAAATGCTAAGATTTTAATGCTTGGTATAACTTTTAAAGAGAATTGTCCTGATATAAGAAACACAAAAGCAATAGACGTATATAAAAGTTTAAAATCTTATAATATTGATGTAGATGTTTATGATCCTTGGGCAGATATAAAAGAAGTTGAAGAAGAATATAATATTAGTTTAGTTTCTGATATTAAAAATAAATACGACGGAATAATTCACGTTGTTTCTCATAATGAATTTAATGGGTTTGATTTTATAAATTTTAAAAAGGATAATTCTGTTGTGTACGACGTAAAAGGAACATTAAAAACTTCTTTAATAGACAAACGCCTTTAA
- the cysN gene encoding sulfate adenylyltransferase subunit CysN: protein MLDNNQLLRFTTAGSVDDGKSTLIGRLLYDSKSIFEDQLEAIENTSKKKGHDGVDLALFTDGLRDEREQGITIDVAYRYFTTPKRKFIIADTPGHIQYTRNMVTGASTANVATILVDARHGVIEQTKRHAFIASLLQIPHIIVCINKMDLVDFSEDVYNNIVSQFEEISSKMLVKDVRFIPMSALLGDNVVNKSENMKWYQGAPMLHTLETMHISSDINKVDARFPVQTVLRPQRDEFIDYRGYAGRVASGIFRPGDEVTVMPSGFTSKIKTIDTLDGELKEAFAPMSVSMTLEDDIDISRGDMIVRSNNKPEPSQDIEVMLCWLNNSPAKPRAKYTIKHTSNDQKAMIKEVVYKIDINTLERINDDVELKMNDISKVKIRTTKPLMIDSYRENRTTGSIILVDDATNETVAAGMIV from the coding sequence ATGTTAGATAACAATCAACTATTAAGATTTACAACAGCAGGAAGTGTAGACGATGGAAAAAGTACTTTAATTGGTCGTTTATTATACGATTCTAAATCAATTTTTGAAGACCAATTAGAAGCGATAGAAAATACAAGTAAGAAAAAAGGTCATGATGGCGTAGATTTAGCCTTGTTTACAGATGGTTTAAGAGACGAAAGAGAACAAGGAATTACCATAGATGTAGCTTACAGATATTTTACAACACCTAAACGTAAATTCATCATAGCAGATACACCAGGACACATACAGTATACACGTAATATGGTAACAGGAGCTTCAACAGCTAACGTTGCAACAATATTAGTAGATGCAAGACATGGTGTAATAGAACAAACAAAAAGACACGCCTTTATAGCATCTTTATTACAGATTCCTCACATTATTGTGTGTATTAATAAGATGGATTTGGTAGACTTTTCAGAAGATGTTTATAACAACATAGTATCTCAATTTGAAGAAATATCTTCAAAAATGCTAGTGAAAGACGTTAGATTTATCCCTATGAGTGCTCTATTAGGAGATAACGTAGTTAATAAATCTGAAAACATGAAATGGTATCAAGGAGCACCAATGCTTCATACTTTAGAGACTATGCACATTAGTAGCGACATAAATAAAGTAGATGCACGTTTTCCTGTACAAACCGTTTTAAGACCACAAAGAGATGAGTTTATAGACTATCGTGGTTATGCTGGTCGAGTAGCAAGTGGTATTTTTAGACCAGGTGATGAGGTTACAGTAATGCCATCTGGTTTCACCTCTAAGATTAAAACTATAGACACATTAGATGGAGAGTTAAAAGAAGCTTTTGCACCTATGTCTGTATCTATGACATTAGAAGACGATATAGATATTAGTCGCGGAGATATGATTGTAAGATCAAACAACAAACCAGAACCTTCACAAGATATTGAAGTGATGTTATGTTGGTTAAACAATAGTCCGGCCAAACCAAGAGCTAAATACACCATTAAACACACTTCTAATGATCAAAAAGCGATGATAAAAGAAGTTGTTTACAAAATAGATATAAATACTTTAGAAAGAATAAATGATGATGTAGAATTAAAAATGAATGACATCTCTAAAGTAAAAATTAGAACAACAAAACCATTAATGATCGATTCTTATAGAGAAAACAGAACTACAGGAAGCATAATCTTAGTTGATGATGCTACAAATGAGACTGTTGCTGCAGGAATGATTGTTTAA
- the cysC gene encoding adenylyl-sulfate kinase, with product MSNHIIKHNYQVTKSDRNKLNNHNSFLMWFTGLSGSGKSTIANLVELELHKKGIKTYVLDGDNIRKGINKDLTFAPEDRTENIRRIAEIANLMVEAGNVVLAAFVSPYKKDRENVKNILKNSNFVEIYVNTSVEECEKRDVKGLYKKARAGEIKNMTGISAPYEAPENPDLEIITENLTIEQSVNEVLKYIQPKLQLKDE from the coding sequence ATTAGTAACCACATAATTAAACATAATTATCAAGTTACTAAATCAGATAGAAATAAGCTAAATAATCATAATTCCTTTTTAATGTGGTTTACTGGATTATCTGGCTCAGGAAAATCAACAATAGCCAATCTAGTAGAACTAGAATTACATAAAAAAGGAATAAAAACCTATGTTCTTGATGGTGATAATATTAGAAAAGGAATAAATAAGGATTTAACCTTTGCACCAGAAGATAGAACAGAAAACATTAGAAGAATTGCCGAAATAGCAAATCTAATGGTAGAAGCAGGCAATGTGGTATTAGCAGCATTTGTGTCTCCTTATAAAAAAGACCGAGAAAATGTAAAGAATATCCTCAAAAACAGTAATTTTGTCGAGATTTACGTCAATACTAGTGTTGAAGAATGTGAAAAAAGAGACGTAAAAGGCTTGTACAAAAAAGCAAGAGCAGGAGAAATAAAAAACATGACAGGTATTTCTGCGCCATACGAAGCGCCAGAAAATCCCGATTTAGAAATTATAACAGAAAACTTAACAATAGAGCAATCTGTAAACGAAGTATTAAAATATATTCAACCAAAATTACAACTCAAAGATGAGTAA
- the cysQ gene encoding 3'(2'),5'-bisphosphate nucleotidase CysQ — translation MSKNSISDNLKTAIQASLNAGKAIMDVYDSDFAVEVKDDKSPLTEADKRANDIINTFLVPTKIPVISEENKQTEYEVRKLWDMCWIVDPVDGTKEFIKRNGEFTVNIALAQKGIPKLGVIYVPAIKTIYFADVENKQAFKAELNAHDVSIDEVLSLAVKLTPKQEESTLVEVVGSRSHMSQETLDYVEQLKQQGKNVEIVSKGSSLKFCLVAEGKADVYPRFAPTMEWDTAAGQAICNAVGIEVISKATNEALLYNKKNLLNPWFLVSK, via the coding sequence ATGAGCAAAAATAGCATTTCAGATAACTTAAAAACAGCAATACAAGCCTCTTTAAATGCAGGAAAAGCAATTATGGATGTTTATGATTCAGACTTTGCTGTAGAAGTAAAAGACGATAAATCACCTTTAACTGAAGCAGATAAAAGAGCTAATGACATTATAAACACCTTTTTAGTACCAACTAAAATTCCTGTTATTTCAGAAGAAAACAAGCAAACAGAGTACGAAGTTAGAAAGCTGTGGGATATGTGTTGGATTGTAGATCCAGTAGATGGTACAAAAGAGTTTATAAAACGTAATGGAGAGTTTACAGTAAACATTGCATTGGCACAAAAAGGAATTCCAAAATTAGGCGTAATTTATGTCCCAGCAATTAAAACTATCTATTTTGCAGATGTAGAAAACAAACAAGCTTTTAAAGCAGAATTAAATGCTCATGATGTTTCAATAGATGAAGTTTTAAGTTTAGCAGTTAAACTAACACCAAAACAAGAAGAATCAACATTAGTAGAAGTTGTTGGAAGTCGTTCTCACATGAGTCAAGAAACACTTGATTACGTAGAACAATTAAAACAACAAGGAAAAAATGTAGAAATAGTATCTAAAGGCAGTTCTTTAAAATTTTGTTTAGTTGCAGAAGGAAAAGCAGATGTTTATCCGCGTTTTGCTCCAACTATGGAATGGGATACTGCAGCAGGGCAAGCCATATGTAATGCAGTTGGAATAGAAGTAATATCTAAAGCAACAAATGAAGCATTATTATATAACAAGAAAAATTTATTAAATCCTTGGTTTTTAGTGTCTAAATAG
- a CDS encoding SDR family oxidoreductase has translation MYKTLFHKKEIKNLCFLVTGGAGFIGSNLVEYLLKYQAKKVIVLDNLSTGKLSNISDFIKQSNCEFIEGDIRDLDTCKQAMQDVDYVLHQAALGSVPRSINDPITSNAVNISGFLNMLVAAKESSTVKRIVYAASSSTYGDSKQLPKVEDNIGKPLSPYAVTKFVNELYADVFYKTYGLETIGLRYFNVFGQRQDPNGAYAAVIPKFIGRFLNNEEVIINGDGKHSRDFTYIENVVQANIKAALTDNPNAVNQVYNVAFGDNTNLNELVEAIINGLSALNISTSSKITNGPERQGDVKHSLADISKAKTNFEYNPEFSFLKGIEHTIKYYIKNNEQK, from the coding sequence ATGTATAAAACTTTATTCCATAAAAAAGAAATAAAAAACCTGTGCTTTTTAGTAACAGGTGGCGCAGGATTTATTGGCTCAAATCTAGTAGAATATTTACTAAAATATCAGGCGAAAAAAGTAATAGTTTTAGATAATCTTTCAACAGGAAAACTTTCCAATATTAGCGATTTTATCAAACAATCTAATTGCGAGTTTATAGAAGGCGATATTAGAGATTTAGATACTTGTAAACAAGCAATGCAAGATGTAGATTACGTCTTACATCAAGCAGCTTTAGGTTCTGTACCACGATCAATTAACGATCCAATAACCTCTAACGCTGTCAATATTTCTGGTTTTTTAAACATGTTGGTGGCTGCTAAAGAGTCTTCAACAGTAAAACGAATAGTATATGCCGCATCGTCAAGTACATATGGCGATAGTAAGCAACTACCAAAAGTAGAAGACAACATAGGTAAGCCATTATCACCATACGCAGTTACCAAATTTGTAAACGAGCTTTATGCAGATGTATTCTATAAAACCTATGGTTTAGAAACTATTGGTTTAAGGTATTTTAATGTGTTTGGACAAAGACAAGATCCTAACGGAGCTTACGCTGCAGTAATCCCAAAATTTATAGGACGTTTTTTAAATAATGAAGAGGTTATTATCAATGGTGATGGAAAGCATTCTAGAGATTTTACATACATTGAAAATGTAGTACAAGCCAATATAAAAGCGGCTTTAACAGATAACCCAAACGCAGTTAATCAAGTATATAATGTTGCTTTTGGTGATAATACTAATTTAAATGAATTAGTTGAAGCCATTATAAACGGACTTTCAGCTTTAAACATTTCAACGTCTTCCAAAATAACGAATGGACCAGAAAGACAAGGTGATGTAAAGCACTCTTTAGCAGACATATCTAAAGCCAAAACAAATTTTGAATACAACCCTGAGTTCTCCTTTTTAAAAGGAATAGAACACACAATAAAATATTATATCAAAAACAATGAGCAAAAATAG
- a CDS encoding DUF2061 domain-containing protein, whose translation MKDVSHKRHIAKTITWRIVGTIDTIILSWIISGNPFTGLKIGFAEVITKMLLYYLHERAWFKINLSKDGRILESRKRHIAKTITWRFIGTLDTMILAWIISGDPLTGLKIGFAEVITKMILYYLHERTWYKINYGLNERRK comes from the coding sequence ATGAAAGACGTATCACATAAAAGGCATATTGCTAAAACAATAACTTGGCGAATAGTAGGAACTATAGATACTATTATTCTGTCTTGGATTATATCAGGTAATCCTTTTACAGGACTAAAAATTGGGTTTGCAGAAGTCATAACAAAAATGCTATTATATTATCTACATGAAAGAGCATGGTTTAAAATAAACCTGTCTAAAGATGGTAGAATATTAGAAAGCCGCAAAAGACATATTGCAAAGACAATTACATGGCGATTTATAGGAACATTAGATACAATGATTTTAGCTTGGATTATATCTGGTGATCCATTAACAGGACTAAAAATTGGATTTGCAGAAGTCATAACAAAAATGATATTATATTACCTGCATGAGCGTACATGGTATAAGATAAATTATGGATTAAATGAAAGAAGAAAATAA
- the rfbC gene encoding dTDP-4-dehydrorhamnose 3,5-epimerase, translating to MIAKETKLQGCYILEPTVFGDSRGYFFESYNKQSFDKLINQNINFVQDNESFSSRGVLRGLHGQKDEFAQAKLVRVTQGEVLDVAIDFRKDSPTYLQHFSVKLSSKNKKQLFIPRGFLHGFVVLSQTAVFNYKCDNWYNKDAEIGIMYNDSDLNIDWLLNEGELLISDKDLKLPTLKQFSP from the coding sequence ATGATTGCTAAAGAAACTAAGCTACAAGGTTGTTATATTCTAGAACCAACTGTTTTTGGTGATTCAAGAGGCTATTTTTTTGAAAGCTACAACAAACAATCGTTTGATAAACTGATCAACCAAAATATAAATTTTGTACAAGACAACGAGTCTTTTTCTTCTCGTGGAGTTTTAAGAGGATTACACGGGCAAAAAGATGAGTTTGCTCAAGCTAAATTAGTAAGAGTAACACAAGGCGAAGTACTAGACGTAGCTATAGATTTTAGAAAAGATTCACCTACATACTTGCAACATTTTTCAGTAAAACTATCTTCTAAAAACAAAAAGCAACTATTTATACCAAGAGGATTTTTACACGGTTTTGTAGTGTTGAGTCAAACAGCAGTATTTAATTACAAATGTGATAATTGGTATAACAAAGATGCAGAAATTGGAATTATGTATAATGATTCCGATTTAAATATAGATTGGTTGCTAAATGAAGGTGAATTGTTAATTTCAGATAAAGATTTAAAACTACCAACCTTAAAGCAGTTTTCACCATGA
- the cysD gene encoding sulfate adenylyltransferase subunit CysD produces MSKYYLNYLDELESEAIFVLREVWAQFQNPVILFSGGKDSIVVTHLARKAFYPSKIPFSLMHVDTGHNFPETIQFRDDLIKELGANLIVGSVQESIDEGRVAEEKGKNATRNALQITTLLDAIEANKIDCAIGGGRRDEEKARAKERFFSHRDDFGQWDPKNQRPELWNIFNGKHFEGEHFRAFPISNWTEMDVWNYIKRENIAIPSLYFAHEREVVWRNGSWIPNSEFLILDENETIETKKIRFRTLGDITITGGIESDADTVEKIAQEVSAMRQTERGNRSDDKRSESAMEDRKRQGYF; encoded by the coding sequence ATGAGTAAATATTATTTAAATTATTTAGACGAATTAGAAAGTGAAGCAATCTTTGTATTGCGAGAAGTATGGGCACAATTTCAAAATCCAGTAATATTATTTTCTGGAGGAAAAGACTCGATAGTTGTAACACATTTGGCAAGAAAAGCATTTTACCCAAGTAAAATCCCTTTCTCTTTAATGCATGTTGATACAGGACATAACTTTCCAGAAACCATTCAATTTAGAGATGATTTAATAAAAGAATTAGGCGCTAACTTAATTGTTGGATCTGTACAAGAATCTATAGATGAAGGAAGAGTTGCTGAAGAAAAAGGAAAAAATGCAACACGAAATGCATTACAAATCACAACACTTTTAGATGCAATAGAAGCAAATAAAATAGACTGTGCAATTGGTGGAGGAAGACGTGACGAAGAAAAAGCAAGAGCAAAAGAGCGCTTTTTCTCTCATAGAGACGATTTTGGACAATGGGATCCAAAAAATCAAAGACCAGAACTATGGAATATCTTTAATGGTAAGCATTTTGAAGGAGAGCATTTTAGAGCATTCCCAATAAGTAACTGGACAGAAATGGATGTGTGGAATTACATAAAAAGAGAAAACATTGCGATACCATCTTTATATTTTGCACACGAGAGAGAAGTAGTATGGCGTAATGGATCATGGATACCAAATTCAGAATTTTTAATTCTAGACGAAAACGAAACTATAGAAACCAAAAAGATTAGATTTAGAACCTTAGGAGATATTACCATTACAGGAGGAATAGAATCTGATGCAGATACAGTAGAAAAAATAGCTCAAGAAGTTTCAGCAATGCGTCAAACCGAAAGAGGTAACCGTAGTGATGATAAAAGATCAGAATCTGCAATGGAAGATCGTAAAAGACAAGGATATTTTTAA
- the rfbA gene encoding glucose-1-phosphate thymidylyltransferase RfbA, translated as MKGIILAGGSGTRLHPLTKVLSKQLMPIYDKPMIYYPLSTLMQAGINEILIISTPEHVPFFKQLLGDGSSLGCTFQYAVQDAPNGLAEAFIIGEEFIGEDKVALILGDNIFYGTGLADLLKANNNPDGGIVYAYHVTDPERYGVVNFDKEGKALSIEEKPENPKSNYAVPGIYFYDNEVVKIAKNIKPSQRGELEITDVNKAYLEQGKLQVSILDKGTAWLDTGTFKSLMQASQFVQVIEERQGLKIGAIEEAAYTSGFITKQQLIDLATPLLKSGYGKHLLSLVKED; from the coding sequence ATGAAAGGAATAATTTTAGCAGGCGGATCAGGAACAAGACTTCACCCATTGACAAAAGTATTAAGTAAGCAGTTAATGCCTATTTATGATAAGCCAATGATATATTATCCGCTTTCTACATTAATGCAAGCTGGTATAAATGAAATTCTAATAATTTCTACACCAGAACACGTTCCTTTTTTTAAACAGCTTTTAGGAGATGGATCAAGCTTAGGCTGTACTTTTCAATATGCAGTACAAGACGCACCAAACGGTCTTGCAGAAGCATTTATTATAGGAGAAGAATTTATAGGAGAAGACAAAGTAGCACTAATCTTAGGAGATAATATTTTTTATGGGACTGGACTTGCAGACCTGTTAAAAGCAAATAATAATCCTGATGGAGGTATTGTGTATGCTTATCACGTTACAGATCCAGAACGTTATGGTGTAGTTAATTTTGATAAAGAAGGCAAAGCACTTTCTATTGAAGAAAAGCCCGAAAATCCAAAATCCAATTACGCAGTTCCTGGAATATATTTTTATGATAATGAGGTAGTAAAAATTGCAAAAAATATTAAACCAAGTCAAAGAGGCGAATTAGAAATCACCGATGTAAACAAAGCTTATTTAGAGCAAGGTAAGCTACAAGTAAGTATTTTAGATAAAGGTACGGCTTGGTTAGATACAGGTACATTTAAATCTTTAATGCAAGCCTCTCAATTTGTTCAAGTTATAGAAGAACGTCAAGGGTTAAAAATAGGAGCGATAGAAGAAGCTGCATATACAAGTGGTTTTATAACTAAACAACAGTTAATAGACCTTGCTACGCCACTTTTAAAAAGTGGTTATGGTAAACATTTATTAAGCTTAGTAAAAGAAGACTAA
- the rfbD gene encoding dTDP-4-dehydrorhamnose reductase — protein sequence MTKVLVTGGKGQLGQCLQSISNDFKTLDFVFLGSNDLDISNNIEVEAYFKNNTFDYCINCAAYTAVDKAEEETEKAKQINEIGAKNLAHACFKNNVTLIHISTDFVFDGQVKTPYTEEDKTNPISVYGKTKRDGELQITSTLSQYFIIRTSWLYSEFGSNFVKTMLRLSKEREELSVVDDQTGSPTYAKDLAAVILKIINSKSQQFGIYHYSNQAEITWYDFAKEIFNLTKSSITLKKTDSKTFKTLATRPAYSVLNTKKIHTLLNFKPVNWQKSLDKCLKAITFDQNS from the coding sequence ATGACAAAAGTATTAGTAACAGGAGGAAAAGGGCAATTAGGACAATGTTTGCAATCTATATCTAACGACTTTAAAACGTTAGATTTTGTGTTTTTAGGCAGCAACGATTTAGATATTTCTAATAACATAGAAGTAGAAGCTTATTTTAAAAATAATACTTTTGACTATTGTATTAATTGCGCAGCATACACAGCAGTAGATAAAGCAGAAGAAGAGACAGAAAAAGCTAAACAGATCAATGAAATTGGAGCTAAAAACTTAGCGCATGCTTGTTTTAAAAATAACGTGACTTTGATACATATTTCAACAGATTTTGTTTTTGATGGACAAGTAAAAACACCTTATACCGAAGAAGATAAGACAAATCCAATATCAGTATACGGAAAAACAAAACGAGACGGAGAACTACAAATAACCTCTACTTTATCGCAATATTTTATTATTCGTACATCATGGTTATATTCAGAATTTGGAAGTAATTTTGTAAAAACCATGTTGAGGTTATCAAAAGAAAGAGAAGAATTGAGTGTAGTTGATGATCAAACAGGAAGTCCAACGTATGCAAAAGATCTAGCAGCTGTTATTTTAAAAATTATAAATAGTAAATCACAACAATTTGGTATTTATCATTATTCTAATCAAGCAGAAATTACTTGGTATGATTTTGCAAAAGAAATTTTTAATCTAACAAAATCAAGTATTACGCTAAAAAAAACAGACTCAAAAACGTTTAAAACATTAGCTACTAGGCCAGCATACAGTGTTTTAAATACTAAAAAAATACATACACTTTTGAATTTTAAACCTGTAAATTGGCAGAAAAGTTTAGATAAGTGTTTAAAAGCAATTACTTTTGACCAAAATAGCTGA
- a CDS encoding O-antigen ligase family protein — MSFAFLLSLNQKWSTINLILLVALSLINIKSFSFNNFKKFIPFIALYFLYAIAYFKDSYQFGMVMFEQKASLIAIPIIFSVYKLDYDTFIKVLKVFVYGCLTTFIIYNLIAFYNSIHFAPFSFNPFITNELNQEFDNVSILLKNHFLANNFIKSMNATFMSIYFCFAIYVVFYYKQYFKYYKLFVVLFTLGVLQIFSVIGFITLIIIFLIIFLKNFEKTILIGTILCFISIPVLVSSLSNNNLISKKLEQLDNRLIIWPNAFKTVSTDYLLGIGVKKGQRSLESNYPLTGDFGYISQLKKIDAHNMMLQFIIEIGIIGFIIFLISIYALVSKNNTNHKIAITFSIITLLLYTTESAFTTYAGLSFFCFFYGIFISRITYEN; from the coding sequence TTGAGTTTTGCTTTTTTATTATCATTAAATCAAAAATGGTCAACAATAAATCTTATACTTTTGGTTGCCTTATCTTTGATTAATATAAAAAGCTTTAGTTTTAATAATTTTAAAAAATTTATACCATTTATAGCGTTATATTTTTTATATGCAATAGCATACTTTAAGGATAGTTATCAGTTTGGTATGGTAATGTTTGAGCAAAAAGCAAGTTTAATTGCAATACCTATAATTTTTTCTGTTTATAAGCTAGATTATGACACGTTTATTAAAGTATTAAAAGTTTTTGTTTATGGTTGCCTTACAACTTTTATTATCTACAATTTAATAGCTTTTTATAACTCAATACACTTTGCTCCATTTTCTTTTAATCCCTTTATTACTAATGAACTAAATCAAGAGTTTGATAATGTTTCTATACTTCTAAAAAATCATTTTTTAGCAAATAACTTTATTAAAAGCATGAATGCTACATTTATGTCTATTTACTTTTGTTTTGCTATTTATGTAGTGTTTTATTATAAACAATATTTTAAATATTATAAATTGTTTGTAGTACTTTTTACTTTAGGTGTTTTACAAATATTTAGTGTCATAGGTTTTATTACATTAATAATTATCTTCTTAATTATTTTTTTAAAGAATTTTGAAAAAACAATTTTAATTGGAACAATATTGTGTTTTATAAGTATTCCTGTATTAGTTAGTAGCTTATCAAACAATAATTTAATTTCTAAAAAGTTAGAACAATTAGACAATAGATTAATAATTTGGCCAAATGCCTTTAAAACTGTTTCTACAGATTATCTATTGGGGATAGGTGTTAAAAAAGGACAAAGGTCTTTAGAATCTAATTATCCATTAACAGGAGATTTTGGATATATTTCTCAACTAAAAAAAATTGATGCCCATAACATGATGTTACAATTTATTATAGAAATTGGTATTATAGGGTTTATTATTTTTTTAATTTCAATTTATGCTTTAGTTAGTAAAAATAATACGAATCATAAGATTGCAATAACTTTTAGTATTATAACACTACTGTTATATACAACAGAAAGCGCTTTTACTACTTATGCAGGATTGTCTTTTTTTTGTTTCTTTTATGGAATATTTATTTCTAGAATAACTTATGAAAATTAA